The Rhodamnia argentea isolate NSW1041297 chromosome 10, ASM2092103v1, whole genome shotgun sequence sequence TCGGAGAGTTCCTCCTCTCGATCAAGACGGCGATGAAAGCTCGCTTGCGGGAGTTCCTGCTTTCCGAAAGTGCAGAGCCTCCACTGACCTGCGTCATAGCGGACGGGATCATGTCGATCGGCATTGATGTCGCGGAGGAGCTCGGCGTTCTGGCCATCTCGTTCCGGACATTTAGCGCTTGCTGCTTGTGGACTTTCTTCTGCGTTCCCACCTTCATTCATGAGGGCAAGCTTCCATTTCCTGGTAATTCGGTCAAATTTGAAGCGTGTAATTACGTATTTGGCTGATCAAGAtaggaaaatttccaaactttAGATACTTCGGTTGGAATAATCAGAGAAGATATGGACGAAGTTCAGCAAAACGACTCAACAAATAAATGTAAAAACAGTCCGGTGATCATGGGAAAAAAGAGGTGAAACTATTGCTTGACTGTTCATCTTTATGACAAAAACTTGGCAGATGATGATCTGGACAAGGAGTTCCATGGCTTGCCGGGAGCCGAAGGCCTCCTGCGACGGAGAGACCTACCAAGTATGTGCAGATCCCAGATCGAGAGCAACCCATATCGGTATTTCCTAGACGAAACCACTACCATGACCCGAGCTTCTGCTCTCATACTCAACACATTCGACACCCTCGAAGGTCCGATGCTCTCTCGTCTCACCACCATTTTCGCCAATGTCTATGCAATCGGGCCCCTCCACGCCCTGGCCGCCGAATCCGACATCGGGCATTCGTCGGGACGTACCGCATTCGTAGGCAGCCTTCGGATCGAAGACCGAAGTTGCATGACGTGGCTCGACTCGCAGGCATCGAGATCGGTAGTCTACGTGTCGTTCGGGAGCTTGGCGAAGATCACGATTGACCAGTTGATGGAGCTTCGGCACGGCCTTGTCGATGGCGGGAGACCGTTCTTGTGGGTCTTAAGGGAGGACGCGATCTTGGGAGAGAACGAGGAGACTGTGAAATCACTACTATCTGAACTGAAAGTCCCCAGCGAAAGACGATGCGTTGTGAATTGGGCGCCGCAAGAAGAGGTGCTCGCCCACCCTGCCGTCGGGGGTTTCTTGTCGCACGGCGGGTGGAACTCGACCTTGGAGAGCATAGCGGCCGGGATCCCAATGATTTGTTGGCCTCACACGGGAGATCAACAAATTAATAGTAGGTGGGTGAGCGAAGTATGGAAAATCGGGCTTGACATGAAGGATACTTGCGacagatcgacggtcgagaccATGGTTAGGACATTGATGGAGGACAAGAATGAGGAGATTATGAAGTCGATGG is a genomic window containing:
- the LOC115741961 gene encoding 7-deoxyloganetic acid glucosyltransferase-like codes for the protein MEDPREPHVLILPFPAQGHTKPMLCLAKLLASAGVRVTFLSTHHNRCSPSSSPSPLLRFVSISDGLPDDHPRSLELIGEFLLSIKTAMKARLREFLLSESAEPPLTCVIADGIMSIGIDVAEELGVLAISFRTFSACCLWTFFCVPTFIHEGKLPFPDDDLDKEFHGLPGAEGLLRRRDLPSMCRSQIESNPYRYFLDETTTMTRASALILNTFDTLEGPMLSRLTTIFANVYAIGPLHALAAESDIGHSSGRTAFVGSLRIEDRSCMTWLDSQASRSVVYVSFGSLAKITIDQLMELRHGLVDGGRPFLWVLREDAILGENEETVKSLLSELKVPSERRCVVNWAPQEEVLAHPAVGGFLSHGGWNSTLESIAAGIPMICWPHTGDQQINSRWVSEVWKIGLDMKDTCDRSTVETMVRTLMEDKNEEIMKSMARISALSSASVVSEGSSSKNLGRLIENLRKIGRTSRAISR